A region of Plantactinospora sp. BC1 DNA encodes the following proteins:
- a CDS encoding restriction endonuclease yields the protein MQRAHAQQVHARQRASTTPYQQHQQMLWEAEHARRAAERAAEADERERRRLYVEARTARVKAANANLQSQLDELDNLLQTTLAIDDHIDLERLKKQASYPEFKPGELDVPLRAPDWRRFAPPPPNALGKMFGGEARYQQLLTEAEQAFEKAKAKHTAGETARQQRLAQARRKYDQHCQQLDAQVASHNAEIEKFGAALAAAEPNAVVKYFGLVLGNSVYPEDFPQRYRLAYVPDSRLIVVEYLLPTVAVVPKVREYRYVKAGDEVQTVARSADEIRQRYTDVITQVALRTVHELFEADRTRLVETIVFNGIVETTHPGTGQAVRPCLVTLRTSRDAFTAINLAKVDPAACLRHLRATLSPRPEDLVPVHPVLEFDVVDKRFVDEVDVLADLDQRPNLHKLSRTEFEELIRTLFGKLGLETRTTRTAPDGGIDCVAFDPRPIFGGKVVIQARRDRGTMDVSAVRDLFGTVLGEGATKGILVTTSGYGPESFEFASGKPLELIDGSNLLHLLAEHAEVRARIDPNER from the coding sequence ATGCAGCGGGCGCACGCACAACAGGTGCACGCGCGGCAACGGGCATCGACCACCCCGTACCAGCAGCACCAGCAGATGCTCTGGGAGGCCGAGCACGCCCGCCGGGCCGCCGAACGGGCGGCGGAGGCCGACGAGCGGGAGCGCCGACGGCTCTACGTGGAGGCCAGGACGGCCCGGGTCAAGGCCGCCAACGCCAACCTCCAGTCCCAGCTGGACGAGCTGGACAACCTGCTCCAGACCACCCTGGCCATCGACGACCACATCGATCTCGAACGGCTGAAGAAGCAGGCCAGCTATCCGGAGTTCAAGCCGGGTGAGCTGGACGTGCCGCTGCGGGCGCCGGACTGGCGGCGGTTCGCGCCGCCCCCGCCGAACGCGCTCGGCAAGATGTTCGGCGGCGAGGCCCGCTACCAGCAGTTGCTGACCGAGGCGGAGCAGGCGTTCGAGAAGGCCAAGGCCAAGCACACGGCCGGCGAGACGGCCCGGCAGCAGCGACTCGCCCAGGCCCGGCGCAAGTACGACCAGCACTGCCAGCAGCTCGACGCCCAGGTCGCCAGCCACAACGCCGAGATCGAGAAGTTCGGCGCCGCGCTGGCCGCCGCCGAGCCGAACGCCGTGGTGAAGTACTTCGGGCTGGTGCTCGGCAACTCGGTCTATCCGGAGGACTTCCCGCAGCGCTACCGGCTCGCCTACGTACCGGACTCCCGGCTGATCGTGGTGGAATACCTGCTGCCGACCGTCGCGGTGGTGCCGAAGGTCCGGGAATACCGCTACGTCAAGGCCGGCGACGAGGTGCAGACCGTGGCCCGCTCGGCGGACGAGATCCGGCAGCGCTACACCGACGTGATCACCCAGGTGGCGCTGCGTACCGTGCACGAGCTTTTCGAGGCCGACCGTACCCGGCTGGTGGAGACGATCGTCTTCAACGGCATCGTCGAGACCACCCACCCCGGCACCGGGCAGGCGGTCCGGCCCTGCCTGGTGACGCTGCGGACCAGCCGGGACGCCTTCACCGCGATCAACCTGGCGAAGGTCGATCCGGCCGCCTGCCTGCGACACCTGCGGGCCACCCTGTCGCCCCGGCCCGAGGATCTGGTCCCGGTGCACCCGGTGTTGGAGTTCGACGTGGTCGACAAGCGCTTCGTCGACGAGGTGGACGTGCTGGCCGACCTCGACCAGCGACCCAACCTGCACAAGCTGAGCCGGACCGAGTTCGAGGAGCTGATCCGGACCCTCTTCGGCAAGCTGGGGCTGGAGACCCGGACGACCCGGACCGCGCCGGACGGCGGGATCGACTGCGTGGCGTTCGACCCCCGGCCGATCTTCGGCGGCAAGGTGGTGATCCAGGCCCGCCGCGACCGGGGCACCATGGACGTCTCGGCGGTACGCGACCTCTTCGGCACCGTGCTGGGCGAGGGGGCGACCAAGGGCATCCTGGTGACGACGAGCGGCTACGGTCCGGAGTCGTTCGAGTTCGCCTCCGGCAAGCCGCTGGAGCTGATCGACGGCTCCAACCTGCTGCACCTGCTGGCCGAGCACGCCGAGGTGCGCGCCCGGATCGACCCGAACGAGCGCTGA
- a CDS encoding helix-turn-helix domain-containing protein — protein sequence MTEPNTGADPESKLGDGRTDCAGDHVRACTVREVLDRVGGKWSIGIIIEASRGPIRFTELERSVEGISRRMLTLTLRNLERDGLLVRTTYPTVPPRVEYVATEMARELYDSLLVLTGWAERHRQAIAAAREAYDRRHGIA from the coding sequence ATGACCGAGCCGAACACGGGCGCGGACCCGGAGTCGAAGCTCGGCGACGGCCGGACGGACTGTGCCGGCGACCACGTCCGGGCCTGTACCGTTCGTGAGGTTCTGGACCGGGTGGGCGGAAAGTGGAGCATCGGCATCATCATCGAGGCGAGCCGGGGACCGATCCGCTTCACCGAACTGGAACGCTCGGTCGAGGGGATCAGCCGACGGATGCTCACCCTCACCCTGCGCAACCTCGAACGCGACGGGCTGCTGGTCCGGACCACCTATCCCACCGTCCCGCCCCGGGTCGAGTACGTCGCGACCGAGATGGCCCGGGAACTCTACGACTCCCTGCTCGTACTGACCGGCTGGGCCGAACGGCACCGGCAGGCGATCGCCGCCGCCCGGGAGGCGTACGACCGCCGGCACGGAATCGCCTGA